GGCATTTCATGCCCCCGGCCTCCGTGAAGAAGTTCGTGGACACGATGGCGCTGCACAAGATGAACCGGCTGCAGCTGCACCTGACGGACGACCAGGGCTGGCGGATCGAGATCAAGAAGCACCCCAAACTCACGGAGGTGGGCGCGTGGCGCGCCGAGACGCTCGTGGGCCATTATGCGAAGAAGCCCCGGACCTTCGACGGGAAACGCCATGGCGGCTTCTACACGCAGGACGAGATCCGCGACCTGGTGGCCCACGCCGCCGCGCGCCATGTGACGATCATGCCGGAGATCGAGATGCCCGGCCACGCGCAGGCCGCCATCGCCGCCTATCCTGAACTGGGCAGCGCAACCGAACCCCTCCAGGTGCTCACCTACTGGGGCGTGAACCCGAACATCTTCAACCCGGAGGAGTCCACCATCCTCTTCCTCCAGGACGTGCTCGCCGAGGTGGCCGACCTCTTCCCGGGCGCCCACATCCACATCGGCGGCGACGAGGCCACGAAGGAGCAGTGGGAGAAGAGCCCGGCGGTCCAGAGGCGCATGGCCGATCTGGGGCTGGCGGACGAGGACCAAATGCAGAGTTACTTCATCGCGCGGATGAACGACTTCCTCAAGGCCCGCGGGAAGAAGCTGGTCGGGTGGGACGAGATCATGGACGGCGGCCTCGGCACGGACGCCACGGTCATGGCGTGGCGCAGCGTGGAAAGGGGGATCACGGCGGCGAAGGCGGGCCACGACGTGGTGATGGCCCCCACGGCCTTCACCTACTTCGACTATTGCCAGGCCCCGGCGGAAGGCGAACCCCCGGGCATCGGCGGGTTCCTCCCCCTCAAAAAGGCCTACAGTTTCGACCCCGTCCCCGGCGAACTCGACGCGGCCGCCGCCGCGCGCGTCCTCGGCGCGCAGGCCCAGCTCTGGAGCGAGTACATCCCCACGCCCGAACACTGCGAGTACATGGCCTTTCCGCGCGCCTGCGCCCTCGCCGAGGCCGTCTGGACCCCGCAGGCCGACCGCGACTACGAAGACTTCACCGCCCGCCTGGCGGAGCACCTCAAGCGCCTCGAAAACGCGGGGGTCCATTTTAGGCCGTTGGACAAATAGGCCGGGGGAGGCGAAGGGTGTGGGCGGCGATATGACGAAGGGGAAATATGGCGGTCCAGAAAAACGCCGGGCATGCATGTCCCTTGCGATGACGGCTGGGGGCGGCTGGCCTCGCGGGCGCAGGGGGCGTCCGAGGGGTGGGGAAGACCCAACGCAGAGTCGCGGAGAACGCAAAGGGCGCGGAGAGGTAAACAGTCTGCCAGCCCACCGTTTTCGATCCCCGCGCGCCACGCGCGCCTTGGAGTTCGGCAACTTGCTGCCGCCTTCCTTCGCGTGGGCTTGCCCGCGCGGGGTTGAGGCAGGATAGGTGTCCAGGCGGAGACCCGCCCCGTCCAGAGCCGATCTGGAGTTGACAATCCATACAGGATGTGCTAGCCTGCTGTTCAGGAAGTGCACTCATGACGCTCGAGGCGCAAAAGCCCACAGTGACTCAGCCGACAAACCAGGAGGTACACATGAAGAATGTTGCCGGTGTGGCAGTTGTCCTTTCTCTTGTCGCATTGTCAAAAGTCTTGCTCTACTCGCTCCCAATGCTTGGCGTCAAGCATGTTGTTGTGCAAGCCCGAAGCTTTTCTGAAGTTGCGCTGGCGTCATTTGTTGATATTCTTGGAGTCACAGTGAT
Above is a genomic segment from Candidatus Hydrogenedentota bacterium containing:
- a CDS encoding beta-N-acetylhexosaminidase, translated to MALLNVAAFAAVEAAPAVVPKPVKMECLAGAFTLDDATRVTFPAGDAAAEAAAAMLGEALRPATGLPLAAGPGEAGPNSIHLRTEETGLGPEGYRLEVAGDRALITGAAGPGLFYGVQTLRQLLPAAVFGAARAEGTVWAVPCVRVEDRPRFAWRGMLLDPARHFMPPASVKKFVDTMALHKMNRLQLHLTDDQGWRIEIKKHPKLTEVGAWRAETLVGHYAKKPRTFDGKRHGGFYTQDEIRDLVAHAAARHVTIMPEIEMPGHAQAAIAAYPELGSATEPLQVLTYWGVNPNIFNPEESTILFLQDVLAEVADLFPGAHIHIGGDEATKEQWEKSPAVQRRMADLGLADEDQMQSYFIARMNDFLKARGKKLVGWDEIMDGGLGTDATVMAWRSVERGITAAKAGHDVVMAPTAFTYFDYCQAPAEGEPPGIGGFLPLKKAYSFDPVPGELDAAAAARVLGAQAQLWSEYIPTPEHCEYMAFPRACALAEAVWTPQADRDYEDFTARLAEHLKRLENAGVHFRPLDK